The Gemmatimonadaceae bacterium genome contains the following window.
CGCTCACCGGCTGGCAGGCACACGAGGAGCCGTTCAGCTTTGAGCCGGCGATGCGGTTCACGACCGGCGCGTTCCGCTGGCTCAACGGCACTCCCGTGATCCCCGCGCTGTACGCCGGCGCCGAGGGTCCGAAGATCGTGCGGCGCGCGGGGGTGGATGCCATAAGGCGCAAGAGCATGCGGCAGACGGCGAGGCTGATCGAGCTCGCGGACGAGCGTGGCTACCGGGTGCGCGCGCCGCGGGACGCGGCGCGGCGCGGCGGCACCGTCGCAGTCGACCTGCCGAGCGCGGAATTCGTGGCGCGGGACCTGGTATCGCAGGACATTCTGATCGACTACCGCGTGGGCGCGGGGATTCGGATCGCGCCACACTTCTTTACCGAGGATGCCGAGCTGGACACGGTCTTCGAGGCCATCGACGCGTCGCTCGCGACGGGGAGCTGGAAGAAGTTCGCCGGGTCCACGCCGGTCGTAACCTGAGACAGGCGGGCGAAGCGCTCCGCGTCTCCGCCAGTGTGGCCGACGCGCTCGCCGCCGGCAAGCCGGTCGTCGCGCTGGAGAGCTCGGTCTTCGCGCAGGGGCTGCCGGAGCCCGCCAACCGTGAAGCGTGCGACAGGATGCTCGGCGCGATCGCGCGTCACGGCGCCGTGCCGGCGATCACCGCGGTGGCGAGCGGCGAACTGGTCGTAGGCCTCGAGGACGCGGATCTCGAGCGCTTCCTGGCGCGGGACGGAATCGTGAAGGTCGCGGCGCGCGATCTCGCGGCCGCGGCCACGCTCGGCGCCGACGGCGCGACGACGGTGAGCGCGAGTCTGGTGCTCGCTGCTCGCGCGGGCATTCGGGTTTTCGCCACCGGCGGAATCGGCGGCGTGCATCGCGACGCGCCCTTCGACGAATCCTCGGACCTGATCGAGCTGTCGCGGAATCCGGTCGTCTGCGTCTGTGCCGGCGCCAAGGCAATCCTCGATCTCCGCGCGACCAGCGAGCGGCTCGAGACGTTGAGCGTCCCTGTCGTCGGGTTCGGCACGGACCGGCTGCCGGAGTTCTACACCGCGGGCGCGGCGATTCCGGTGGCGTGGCGCGTGGATTCGCCGGAAGAGGTAGCGCGGCTGTTCGAGCGGCATCTCGCGCTGGGCATGACGAGCGCCGTGCTGGTCGGGAATCCGCCGCCCGAGAGCAGCCGGCTCGCGCCGGACGAGATCGGGGCCGCGGTGGCGGCGGCACTGCGCGAGCTGAAGAGCGCGGGCATCGCGGGAAGGGAAGCGACCCCCGCGCTGCTCGCTTCAGTGGAGCGCGCGACGGGCGGAAGGTCGGTGGCGACGAACCTCGCGCTGCTCGAGAGCAACGCCGATCTGGCCGCGCGCATCGCCGTAGCGCTCGCCGCCCCGAAAAAAAACCGTTGAACTAACGAGCGCACAAGTGGTACAATTTCAAAAGGTTCTCTCGCGCCGGAGGAATGCACCAAAATGGCTACCCCTTTCCTTAGTTCTGAAGAGTACGACGAGCGTGCGCATCAGTTCTACAACGAAGGGAGGTACGACGACGCAGTAGAGACTTTACGCGAAGGGCTCGACGTGTACCCGAATTCCGTCGAGCTGCACATCGGTCTGGGATACGCTTTTCACGCGCGGGAGGAGTTCGCGTGGGCCCGCCGCAGCTTCGAGGAAGCTCTCATCCTCGACTCGGAGCACGAGGACGCGCTTGCCGGCTTCGGCGAGACGCTGCTCAAGTTCGGGCAGCAGGCAGCGGCGCTCCGGTCCTTCCGGCGCATACTCGAGCTGGGATACAGCGACGATCTCGAGCTGATGCTCCAGGTGGGACGCGCGCTGTTTCGCGAAGGCCTGATCGAGGACGCCAAGCAGTTCTTCGAGGTCGCGGTGGAGCAGGCGCCCGAGTCCGCCGAAGCCGTGGCATGCGTGGGCTACGCGCAGCACCGGCTCGGCGACAACGACGGCGCGGTCACGACGCTGCGTCGCGCGCTCCAGCTCGACAGCGACCACAGCGAGGCCCGCATCTATCTCGGCAACATTCTGTACGACCGCGGCGATTACGAGGCCGCGTTGTATCATCTCGACCGGTCGTCGCCCGACGACCACTGGGACGAGCTCGGCATCTGGCGGATCATCGAGCTCAAGAAGACCGTGTATCGGCTGCGCGACAACGACGCCGAGCTGAAGCCGTGGCAGGACCGGCTGAAGGATCTCGCCGGCGAGCCGGACGACATAGACGAGATGCTGGCGGAGATCGAGGCCAAGGTCGTCGAGTCGGACCAGGAGCAGGCGCGCGGCCAGCTGGAGCTGTTCGGCGCGCTGCTGACGTCGCTGGCCGGCCGCGAGGAACCGGAATTGCACACGATCGCGCTCGACGAGCGCCGTCAGCTCGAAGGGACTTGGGACGAGAT
Protein-coding sequences here:
- a CDS encoding pseudouridine-5'-phosphate glycosidase is translated as MADALAAGKPVVALESSVFAQGLPEPANREACDRMLGAIARHGAVPAITAVASGELVVGLEDADLERFLARDGIVKVAARDLAAAATLGADGATTVSASLVLAARAGIRVFATGGIGGVHRDAPFDESSDLIELSRNPVVCVCAGAKAILDLRATSERLETLSVPVVGFGTDRLPEFYTAGAAIPVAWRVDSPEEVARLFERHLALGMTSAVLVGNPPPESSRLAPDEIGAAVAAALRELKSAGIAGREATPALLASVERATGGRSVATNLALLESNADLAARIAVALAAPKKNR
- a CDS encoding tetratricopeptide repeat protein; translation: MATPFLSSEEYDERAHQFYNEGRYDDAVETLREGLDVYPNSVELHIGLGYAFHAREEFAWARRSFEEALILDSEHEDALAGFGETLLKFGQQAAALRSFRRILELGYSDDLELMLQVGRALFREGLIEDAKQFFEVAVEQAPESAEAVACVGYAQHRLGDNDGAVTTLRRALQLDSDHSEARIYLGNILYDRGDYEAALYHLDRSSPDDHWDELGIWRIIELKKTVYRLRDNDAELKPWQDRLKDLAGEPDDIDEMLAEIEAKVVESDQEQARGQLELFGALLTSLAGREEPELHTIALDERRQLEGTWDEIVDQMHRASPTARTRTIEEYMATEARRAFTLTGKTVSTSDAESFVRAIAHAGLVRIVR